The Amblyomma americanum isolate KBUSLIRL-KWMA chromosome 6, ASM5285725v1, whole genome shotgun sequence genome has a window encoding:
- the Ube4A gene encoding ubiquitination factor E4A isoform X1: MSDSDMARNPFAALFPSMVDVQAFVQNTAEVSPRDFPLAVTEKDLATRRMESEESSPQEIISSASHVTSGVKPDDQHALSTVFEDIFRVTVSDDCSLKPSKGPCCVLLENFRDTKKCLGLDFLDEVVFERLVLDDPQHHIVQKCSAANEIADASESRVFFYLYQCYFRLQKMGAKLKNEDFKTIEKTIISQASSCLCYCDIYPGKKIQEQVFYLLEEYHEDTGHQDHLESFVRKCADYIKERFDAEEEQVSLLEVLSHSFDLLRARFSKVSISSRELFVLVDILKYFTQSTSMAMALLEFSTPSGTGDLRSFQESLLGAPLCVSCLPRRETDIFEFFDTPSQSTMQEHSITESNLWLPLKGLATEMHNIFYTLLRLSPETRNKTLSWLGRCIESCSDRGKLWNNQVSELFLTMQRGDGFVLNLGAVLLRLARPFSEPCSPKLLKVDYRYCSVEPQSEEHATILSLHIRRLSKETCLVPREEGEPSPPEPTSFNFPTECFFACHRVLSLGFRVVHERLARLSQDLNRVRRVYEETRAQGGETSEVGRRLQENMEKGMTRFLSLKAALLEPTSLEQMLRFHVASATWLCHIATAQDVGSYKPLTLPFPQHGNSRLAVVPEFVVENICDCIVFVKRFSERSLEFVGQDLEHLMTLVLVFMGSPQRMNNPHLRARLAEMLEVLMTSSEDDSFTGIVPFSSNRKRLFLHHPFAMELSPTLLHVFVSIEMTGQSVTFEQKFHYRRPMYTVLEHLWNIPDHRNKMKSLAAEAEENIECSTPPLFLRFINLLINDAIFLLDEALSYMSRLRELQQPQPGQQQQGAEANLQHLGMLAHFHNVMGTETIRTLARLTAEVSSIFCHPTMVDRIATMLNYFLLHLVGPQKKNLKVKDFSEYEFKPQELVQNICKIYTNLGSADSATAQAFCIAVSRDGRSYSPDLFPQAQKVLLKIRQGALSVAVGELAEKIKRAASQQKQEDEATGDAPDEFLDPIMSTIMTDPVVLPSSGITIDRSTIARHLLSDQTDPFNRSPLTMEMVTPNEDLKKKILEWRAKRIQ, from the exons ATGTCGGACTCGGATATGGCTCGGAACCCGTTCGCGGCGCTGTTCCCGTCCATGGTGGATGTGCAGGCCTTTGTCCAGAACACCGCCGAGGTATCCCCTCGGGATTTTCCGCTGGCAGTCACCGAGAAGGACCTTGCAACCCGTCGGATGGAATCCGAAGAGAGCTCGCCACAGGAGATCATCAGTTCTGCAAGCCACGTAACCAGTGGCGTCAAGCCCGATGACCAGCATGCGTTGTCAACGGTGTTTGAGGATATATTCAGGGTCACCGTTTCTG ATGACTGCAGTTTAAAACCTAGCAAAGGACCCTGCTGTGTTCTCCTAGAGAACTTCAGGGATACCAAAAAGTGCCTTGGGCTTGACTTCCTTGATGAG GTTGTGTTTGAAAGACTTGTTCTGGACGACCCGCAGCACCACATTGTGCAAAAATGTTCTGCCGCAAATGAGATTGCTGATGCATCAGAGTCAAGAGTCTTTTTCTATTTGTATCAATGCTACTTCAGGCTTCAAAAAATGGGTGCCAAACTGAAG AATGAAGACTTTAAAACCATTGAAAAAACAATTATATCTCAAGCTTCATCATGCCTTTGCTATTGTGACATTTACCCTGGTAAAAAGATACAGGAACAGGTGTTCTACCTTTTGGAGGAGTACCATGAAGACACAG GTCACCAAGATCACTTGGAAAGCTTTGTAAGGAAGTGTGCCGACTATATCAAGGAGCGTTTTGATGCCGAAGAAGAGCAGGTGTCTTTGCTGGAGGTGCTTTCACACTCATTCGACCTGCTTCGAGCACGTTTCTCAAAGGTGTCCATCTCCAGCCGTGAGCTTTTTGTACTAGTGGATATACTAAAGTACTTCACCCAGTCCACATCTATGGCAATG GCCCTGCTGGAATTCAGCACTCCTTCGGGCACAGGCGACCTTCGGAGCTTTCAAGAGAGCCTCCTTGGAGCACCACTTTGTGTGTCATGCCTGCCACGGAGGGAAACAGACATTTTTGAATTCTTTGACACGCCTTCTCAGTCCACTATGCAAGAACACTCCATCACAGAAAGCAACCTCTGGCTG CCACTGAAAGGACTTGCCACAGAGATGCACAATATCTTCTACACCCTTCTGAGACTGTCTCCAGAAACCCGTAACAAGACATTGTCATGGCTTGGCCGATGCATTGAGTCCTGTTCCG ATCGAGGCAAGCTGTGGAACAACCAAGTGTCGGAGCTGTTCCTTACGATGCAGAGGGGCGATGGCTTTGTCCTGAACCTGGGGGCTGTGCTTCTGCGGCTGGCACGGCCCTTCTCAGAACCCTGCTCACCCAAGCTGCTCAAGGTTGACTACCGCTATTGTTCTGTTGAACCCCAGTCCGAGGAACATGCTACCATCCTGAGCCTGCACATCCGCA GGTTGTCCAAAGAAACGTGCCTGGTGCCTAGGGAAGAGGGTGAGCCCTCCCCACCGGAGCCCACCAGTTTCAATTTCCCGACAGAGTGCTTCTTTGCCTGCCACCGGGTTCTTAGCCTGGGCTTCCGCGTGGTTCACGAGCGACTTGCCAGGCTTAGCCAGGACCTCAACAGAGTTCGCAG AGTATATGAAGAAACTCGTGCACAAGGCGGTGAGACTTCGGAGGTTGGCCGTAGGCTGCAAGAAAACATGGAAAAAG GCATGACGCGCTTCCTGTCCCTGAAGGCTGCTTTACTGGAGCCGACCTCCCTGGAGCAGATGCTGCGGTTCCACGTTGCATCAGCCACTTGGCTCTGCCACATAGCCACGGCCCAGGATGTGGGCTCGTACAAGCCACTCACACTGCCATTTCCCCAGCATGGGAACAGCCGGTTGGCTGTGGTGCCCGAGTTTGTGGTGGAGAACATTTGCGACTGCATTGTCTTTGTGAAAAGGTTCAGCGAACGCAGTCTTGAG TTTGTAGGGCAAGACTTGGAGCACCTCATGACCCTGGTGCTTGTGTTTATGGGGAGCCCCCAGCGCATGAACAATCCCCACTTGCGGGCACGCCTGGCCGAGATGCTCGAGGTCCTCATGACGTCCTCGGAGGACGATTCCTTCACTGGCATTGTGCCATT TAGCAGTAACAGGAAGCGACTGTTCTTGCATCATCCATTTGCCATGGAACTGTCACCAACACTGCTCCATGTGTTTGTGAGCATTGAGATGACAGGACAGAGTGTGACATTTGAACAAAAGTTCCACTACCGACGGCCCATGTACACTGTTCTGGAACACCTCTGGAACATACCAGATCATCGAAATAAAATGAAG AGTCTGGCTGCTGAAGCTGAAGAAAACATTGAGTGCTCCACACCCCCACTTTTTCTGAGATTCATCAACCTGCTCATCAATGATGCTATCTTCCTTTTGGATGAAGCGCTGTCG TACATGAGCCGCCTGCGGGagctgcagcagccgcagcctgggcagcagcagcagggagccgaggccaacctgcagcattTGGGCATGTTGGCACACTTCCACAATGTCATGGGCACAGAGACCATCCGCACGCTGGCACGCCTCACAGCTGAGGTGTCCTCCATCTTCTGCCACCCCACCATGGTAGACCgcattgccaccatgctcaactACTTCCTGCTGCATCTG GTTGGTCCACAGAAGAAGAACCTCAAGGTAAAGGACTTCAGTGAGTACGAGTTCAAGCCACAGGAGCTGGTCCAGAACATTTGCAAGATCTACACTAACCTGGGCTCAGCTGACTCTGCAACGGCTCAGGCATTCTGCATTGCTGTGTCCAGAGATGGCCGGTCCTACAG TCCGGACCTTTTTCCACAGGCACAAAAGGTCCTCCTGAAAATTAGGCAGGGCGCTCTTTCGGTTGCTGTGGGTGAGCTGGCTGAGAAAATCAAG AGGGCAGCCTCTCAACAGAAGCAAGAAGATGAAGCCACCGGAGATGCCCCAGATGAGTTCCTGGACCCCATCATGAGCACCATCATGACTGACCCTGTGGTGCTACCAAGTTCAGGCATCACCATTGACCGTTCCACCATTGCAAGGCACCTACTCAG TGATCAAACTGATCCTTTCAACCGATCCCCTCTGACAATGGAGATGGTGACTCCAAATGAAGACCTCAAGAAGAAGATCTTGGAATGGAGAGCAAAAAGAATTCAGTGA
- the Ube4A gene encoding ubiquitination factor E4A isoform X2 produces the protein MSDSDMARNPFAALFPSMVDVQAFVQNTAEVSPRDFPLAVTEKDLATRRMESEESSPQEIISSASHVTSGVKPDDQHALSTVFEDIFRVTVSDDCSLKPSKGPCCVLLENFRDTKKCLGLDFLDEVVFERLVLDDPQHHIVQKCSAANEIADASESRVFFYLYQCYFRLQKMGAKLKNEDFKTIEKTIISQASSCLCYCDIYPGKKIQEQVFYLLEEYHEDTGHQDHLESFVRKCADYIKERFDAEEEQVSLLEVLSHSFDLLRARFSKVSISSRELFVLVDILKYFTQSTSMAMALLEFSTPSGTGDLRSFQESLLGAPLCVSCLPRRETDIFEFFDTPSQSTMQEHSITESNLWLPLKGLATEMHNIFYTLLRLSPETRNKTLSWLGRCIESCSDRGKLWNNQVSELFLTMQRGDGFVLNLGAVLLRLARPFSEPCSPKLLKVDYRYCSVEPQSEEHATILSLHIRRLSKETCLVPREEGEPSPPEPTSFNFPTECFFACHRVLSLGFRVVHERLARLSQDLNRVRRVYEETRAQGGETSEVGRRLQENMEKGMTRFLSLKAALLEPTSLEQMLRFHVASATWLCHIATAQDVGSYKPLTLPFPQHGNSRLAVVPEFVVENICDCIVFVKRFSERSLEFVGQDLEHLMTLVLVFMGSPQRMNNPHLRARLAEMLEVLMTSSEDDSFTGIVPFSNRKRLFLHHPFAMELSPTLLHVFVSIEMTGQSVTFEQKFHYRRPMYTVLEHLWNIPDHRNKMKSLAAEAEENIECSTPPLFLRFINLLINDAIFLLDEALSYMSRLRELQQPQPGQQQQGAEANLQHLGMLAHFHNVMGTETIRTLARLTAEVSSIFCHPTMVDRIATMLNYFLLHLVGPQKKNLKVKDFSEYEFKPQELVQNICKIYTNLGSADSATAQAFCIAVSRDGRSYSPDLFPQAQKVLLKIRQGALSVAVGELAEKIKRAASQQKQEDEATGDAPDEFLDPIMSTIMTDPVVLPSSGITIDRSTIARHLLSDQTDPFNRSPLTMEMVTPNEDLKKKILEWRAKRIQ, from the exons ATGTCGGACTCGGATATGGCTCGGAACCCGTTCGCGGCGCTGTTCCCGTCCATGGTGGATGTGCAGGCCTTTGTCCAGAACACCGCCGAGGTATCCCCTCGGGATTTTCCGCTGGCAGTCACCGAGAAGGACCTTGCAACCCGTCGGATGGAATCCGAAGAGAGCTCGCCACAGGAGATCATCAGTTCTGCAAGCCACGTAACCAGTGGCGTCAAGCCCGATGACCAGCATGCGTTGTCAACGGTGTTTGAGGATATATTCAGGGTCACCGTTTCTG ATGACTGCAGTTTAAAACCTAGCAAAGGACCCTGCTGTGTTCTCCTAGAGAACTTCAGGGATACCAAAAAGTGCCTTGGGCTTGACTTCCTTGATGAG GTTGTGTTTGAAAGACTTGTTCTGGACGACCCGCAGCACCACATTGTGCAAAAATGTTCTGCCGCAAATGAGATTGCTGATGCATCAGAGTCAAGAGTCTTTTTCTATTTGTATCAATGCTACTTCAGGCTTCAAAAAATGGGTGCCAAACTGAAG AATGAAGACTTTAAAACCATTGAAAAAACAATTATATCTCAAGCTTCATCATGCCTTTGCTATTGTGACATTTACCCTGGTAAAAAGATACAGGAACAGGTGTTCTACCTTTTGGAGGAGTACCATGAAGACACAG GTCACCAAGATCACTTGGAAAGCTTTGTAAGGAAGTGTGCCGACTATATCAAGGAGCGTTTTGATGCCGAAGAAGAGCAGGTGTCTTTGCTGGAGGTGCTTTCACACTCATTCGACCTGCTTCGAGCACGTTTCTCAAAGGTGTCCATCTCCAGCCGTGAGCTTTTTGTACTAGTGGATATACTAAAGTACTTCACCCAGTCCACATCTATGGCAATG GCCCTGCTGGAATTCAGCACTCCTTCGGGCACAGGCGACCTTCGGAGCTTTCAAGAGAGCCTCCTTGGAGCACCACTTTGTGTGTCATGCCTGCCACGGAGGGAAACAGACATTTTTGAATTCTTTGACACGCCTTCTCAGTCCACTATGCAAGAACACTCCATCACAGAAAGCAACCTCTGGCTG CCACTGAAAGGACTTGCCACAGAGATGCACAATATCTTCTACACCCTTCTGAGACTGTCTCCAGAAACCCGTAACAAGACATTGTCATGGCTTGGCCGATGCATTGAGTCCTGTTCCG ATCGAGGCAAGCTGTGGAACAACCAAGTGTCGGAGCTGTTCCTTACGATGCAGAGGGGCGATGGCTTTGTCCTGAACCTGGGGGCTGTGCTTCTGCGGCTGGCACGGCCCTTCTCAGAACCCTGCTCACCCAAGCTGCTCAAGGTTGACTACCGCTATTGTTCTGTTGAACCCCAGTCCGAGGAACATGCTACCATCCTGAGCCTGCACATCCGCA GGTTGTCCAAAGAAACGTGCCTGGTGCCTAGGGAAGAGGGTGAGCCCTCCCCACCGGAGCCCACCAGTTTCAATTTCCCGACAGAGTGCTTCTTTGCCTGCCACCGGGTTCTTAGCCTGGGCTTCCGCGTGGTTCACGAGCGACTTGCCAGGCTTAGCCAGGACCTCAACAGAGTTCGCAG AGTATATGAAGAAACTCGTGCACAAGGCGGTGAGACTTCGGAGGTTGGCCGTAGGCTGCAAGAAAACATGGAAAAAG GCATGACGCGCTTCCTGTCCCTGAAGGCTGCTTTACTGGAGCCGACCTCCCTGGAGCAGATGCTGCGGTTCCACGTTGCATCAGCCACTTGGCTCTGCCACATAGCCACGGCCCAGGATGTGGGCTCGTACAAGCCACTCACACTGCCATTTCCCCAGCATGGGAACAGCCGGTTGGCTGTGGTGCCCGAGTTTGTGGTGGAGAACATTTGCGACTGCATTGTCTTTGTGAAAAGGTTCAGCGAACGCAGTCTTGAG TTTGTAGGGCAAGACTTGGAGCACCTCATGACCCTGGTGCTTGTGTTTATGGGGAGCCCCCAGCGCATGAACAATCCCCACTTGCGGGCACGCCTGGCCGAGATGCTCGAGGTCCTCATGACGTCCTCGGAGGACGATTCCTTCACTGGCATTGTGCCATT CAGTAACAGGAAGCGACTGTTCTTGCATCATCCATTTGCCATGGAACTGTCACCAACACTGCTCCATGTGTTTGTGAGCATTGAGATGACAGGACAGAGTGTGACATTTGAACAAAAGTTCCACTACCGACGGCCCATGTACACTGTTCTGGAACACCTCTGGAACATACCAGATCATCGAAATAAAATGAAG AGTCTGGCTGCTGAAGCTGAAGAAAACATTGAGTGCTCCACACCCCCACTTTTTCTGAGATTCATCAACCTGCTCATCAATGATGCTATCTTCCTTTTGGATGAAGCGCTGTCG TACATGAGCCGCCTGCGGGagctgcagcagccgcagcctgggcagcagcagcagggagccgaggccaacctgcagcattTGGGCATGTTGGCACACTTCCACAATGTCATGGGCACAGAGACCATCCGCACGCTGGCACGCCTCACAGCTGAGGTGTCCTCCATCTTCTGCCACCCCACCATGGTAGACCgcattgccaccatgctcaactACTTCCTGCTGCATCTG GTTGGTCCACAGAAGAAGAACCTCAAGGTAAAGGACTTCAGTGAGTACGAGTTCAAGCCACAGGAGCTGGTCCAGAACATTTGCAAGATCTACACTAACCTGGGCTCAGCTGACTCTGCAACGGCTCAGGCATTCTGCATTGCTGTGTCCAGAGATGGCCGGTCCTACAG TCCGGACCTTTTTCCACAGGCACAAAAGGTCCTCCTGAAAATTAGGCAGGGCGCTCTTTCGGTTGCTGTGGGTGAGCTGGCTGAGAAAATCAAG AGGGCAGCCTCTCAACAGAAGCAAGAAGATGAAGCCACCGGAGATGCCCCAGATGAGTTCCTGGACCCCATCATGAGCACCATCATGACTGACCCTGTGGTGCTACCAAGTTCAGGCATCACCATTGACCGTTCCACCATTGCAAGGCACCTACTCAG TGATCAAACTGATCCTTTCAACCGATCCCCTCTGACAATGGAGATGGTGACTCCAAATGAAGACCTCAAGAAGAAGATCTTGGAATGGAGAGCAAAAAGAATTCAGTGA